The genome window ACCTTTTGTCTGCCCAACATAAGGGCTTTACAGACTGACCTTTTTCAGAGCACTTGCACTGTTCCTGGAGGCACAGTATAGGTCCCATTGGCACCTCTAGACCTAGTATAGGTCCCATGGGCACCTCTAGCAGAGCACTTGGGGTGCTCTGACCCCAAGTGTCTAGGATGTAGTACTGAAGGGTGAACAACACAAATAATGAAGATGTCCAGCTTTACAGAGGAAACCTCTGGAAAAGACCAGGCTACAATCCACAGCTTCAGGATGGCATTCAGCCCCAATCCCTGAAACACCATGTCCTGCAGTCCCTCCGTCACCCACTGGCCCCTTCAACATGTGGTTTATGGGTCCTGCTTGTGATCGCCCCCAATGTATAAGGCTCATATTCACTGCTGGGTAAATCCAGCTGGGCAATAAATGCCCCGAGATGGAAGCAGAGGTACAAAATGAGAAACTCTCTTATGGCATGACGGGCAGACGGACTGCAAGGGCAATgaggaaggggacagggaggaTAGGAAAAGAGGACAAGGAgctccagcagagcacctctgaGGCTCAGGCTCCTCCACTTCTGCTGTCTTGTTCATTTGGGCAGCCTGTGACTTGCACATCACAGCAGCaatccttccctccctgctcccgtGCAACCCGTTCTGAGCTGGACAGCTTCTgacactcatttttttttcattaaaatgctcaaagagaaaaatcttctttaagaaaaatatggaagGAAGGCCTTAGATGGAGGCTGAGAAAAAAGTCTGAtggctgtttttcatttaaacagtCTCTAGGTTTATTTACGCCTTTTGGGCTATTCACTTAATTCAGGCTAATTGGAGTACTCTGCTTACAGTTCACCATCAACAGAGTTGTGATGTTTCGGAGTATTGGTAATAATTGTTCTGCTAATTAAACCATACTGAAAAGCTAATAATGACCATTTAGGATTTTGAACTGATGCACAGCTTCTGTTTTATCATCGTGTCCTGTGGTTACCACACATTAAATTTGCCCTTGAAAGACAATGATTTGTCTTCAGTTGTACTCATACTGTTTTATTTAGTACATCTGGAAATCAGGCTCAACATTGCTATTATTTCCCCATCTCCTTCAACTGTTGTAGGACATAGTATTTTGTAACGCAGTTTCTCCCCCAAGTGTCTGTTGCAGTCTGTGATCTGTATGTAACTGTACATAGATAATGCAATTGGAGGACTatataaatgcagttttaacaTTCCAGAGctgaaataatgtatttggTAGTAgacagaatttaaataattttaatttgatttaaaagctGGAAAGAGAATAGCAATTTTGATTGCTATTTTCTGAATGTACAGCAGATGGTGCTTAACAAATGTGCTTTACAAGCAATgtctgaaaacagcaaagcCTGGCAATTTGGATTTTAATCATGCTTCCTGGTCTTTTCTAATTGAAAAACCAGAAATTTGAATGGACAGCCCCCAACAAGATTGACTTACTTCAACATACACAATGTGCACAATGTTTGAAGGATGGGGATACAACAACAGTTCTTTGAAAACAGGAACTATACATTTGGAAAGGAATTAGGCATTAGCAAGATTGTTTCTCTCTTGATTGTTGCCCTTCCCTCCAGAGTTATCATGGTTCACTTAACTAATGGGAAAGATCCAAGCTCCCAAGTACTACTTTCCACATGGAcaaaagaatatgaagaaaattatgtgATGAGACCTAGTCTGATGTTCCTGAACTCCCATTTGTATACCTGTCAGTgcaagaagttttttttctgctggcacCAAGAGATGAGCCTGTGCCGTGGCTCCAGGCAATCCTTTTCCAGCATGGGTGGGACCTGTCTCGGGACGAAACCAGAACTTGCATCACTGTTTCCCCTTTTGGTATCTTATTAGCGAGATAAGAAAGGTGCTGTGACTCCAAGGTGCTATTTACATTTTGCAGTGTCAAAACCTCAAGATTTATCTGTAATAAGGCAGTTGTCATATAGAAGCATAAGCTACTGTGAGccaagggaaaaatatgaagGGGGACAATGAGTCAAAAAGCTAAAGAGAATTTACTGACATGCTTAGTAAAGTTTTAACTAAGCTTTATTGCTTTTGAggcctgttttttttccaaaaaccataatttctttttatataaaagtgcatttttttcattactgatGAAAGGACTCACAATGAACATCTCAGAGAGGGAAATTCCTCCTGTACAAACATTGATAAGGTATAAACAGCAGGAACACAAACATTTACACCAGTCTTCAGTAGTGGTGTATCAATCCCAACCTTGTTGGATCTCTTCTTAACCCTGAAGGGTACGTAGCTGCAGGCTGTAAGCTGTAGTGATGGCCATGCAGGATCCACTGAGAAGACCTTTCATGCCCACATAATTGGCCTAAAAACTCTGGAGTTGCACTGATGTAAAAGAACAGAGCATTTTTAGATGCTCTACTTGCCTGCTAAATAGCCAGTCATGCCACAGTGCTGCCCCAATTTCTCTAATTTAGAGTCAAAACTTGATTCCCTATTAGAACTGAGACAACTGGTCATCTGTGGCATGGGATGGGGAACGCATACATCTTAAGGGTGGCTGTGGGGGATGCAGTCCTCATCCTTGCCTGCAGCAATTTTAAAGGCAAGCCATCCTTTAAGTCAAGTTAATGCAGCTGGAGGCTTAGTGCTGGTGTTAAGACTCCTTTAAGACCTTGAACACATGAATTGGATGCTTTTCCACCACATCTGCATAGGGATGCACATGATGACCTGCCAGTTGGACTTGGATACAGAAGTCCCACATCTGATTCAAAAAGCGTGATATCAAATACGGGCCTGATCAGATTAACTTTGAAAATACATGGTGCCATGAGATGTTATGAATCATACCTACTAGTCcagatagggaaaaaaacccatcagctTTGCTGATTAAACCAAGCCAAAGCCCAGGTTTTAGAGCAAAGGTGAGCAGTCCATTAATGACTCAGAGCCCCTGAGACCTGAGTGGAAAAACTGCCACTAATTCAGCAAAGAGGCTGAAGATCTACCAGGACCTTACATGTGCAAGCTGTGTGAAGAGGCCCTTGTTCCTTGCTCTGGAGCTGAAGAGGGAATGAGAATGCTCTCTCTGGCATGTGACGGCATGATTGTTTACGGGCAATGGGAAATGATGTGAATTTATCTGAGGCGTAGCCAAACAGAAATGGCCAAATCCTCTCTGAAACCATTATAACAACAGACAATTAAAGGACCTGCTGTTTAATGATCCTAAGAACATTTTGAGGAGTAAGGAATTACAGCCAAGATTGTTGGGAGCCTGTGTGCAACTGAGTGTCTGTTTAACCACCATCTGCAGCGGCTGGCCCACCTTCTCCCTTTGTTTAAATTTCTATTCTCCACAGGCCGCTGTGAGCAGATCACAGCGCTGCTGAGGCAATAATCAATACTGCTCTCATTTTAACTCGCTTGCCACTGAGAAAGCCAAGTTTAATCTTGAAGTTTGCCTGTGTTGTTTAAGTTGCAACTTCATTACAATTATAAAGCTGTAGGAAAAAGATTCATTGATATATTAATCTGTCACAAATGTATAGCAGCTACTCCCCTTTCATCAGTCCCACTTTGCAGAGTACTGGGCAAATGCcaaagcagactgaaaaaaaacatcttttataGGATGCAGTAAGAAAGCATGATTTACCCAGTCCTGAAAGGGGCGTGCTCTTGGGCATGGAGTCAGGTGTGTGCGTGCACATGTGTGTATGCAGGTGTGATAGGGGGAAGGCACAAAAGAAGGAGGATCGCTATGACTGTATCACATGACGCAGGATGCATTGTCCATTTTAATGGTGAAGGcaatttctcctttcctccccagaTCAGGATATCCCTTGGAGAATGACAGTGTTTCTCTACCTTGAGTCTTCCCAAGATAATCAGGAGAGAGTCACACCTTGAGCCAAAGTCCTCCTGCCCACTTCTGTCCCTACCACAGTCAGTAATGTCTTACTGCGAGCTGAACAGAAATGTAGCTCTGGCCCTCCACAGACCTGCTTCAAGGGATGGTTAAGACTCAAATAACCTTAGAAGAAACACTGAGCAAATCCCTGATGAAGCTGAAAGGAGTGAATTTTACTGCTGTATCTACCAGTCGCTGATCAGAACTTGCGCTCTAAAATCGCATATTTAGGAAATTTCAAAGCTGCCATCCATCTAAAGGGAGGTGTGTTCAGTGCcacagttttcagtgaaaaagatgaaaaattgaaaatgaaaccaaactAGGTTGCAGTGTCACTTTCACTCTAAAACTTGTCCCCTTAGCCAGGGAAAGGTATGTTCAGACACTGTGAGAGGGGAAACTGCTTGGCTGCAGGTGAAATTTAGAAAGGAGGTATAAAAGGGGTTTTGTTATTTAGAAGATAGGTCTCCATTACGCTTGCCTAAATACAGCTAGATTTCTCATGTTTACCCTATTTTCTCAAAAGTGAAAATGGTAACTTGGAGTTGGGTACAATAAGGGTGCCCCCAGGAGCAGAAAGTATTGTGCTATATCATTTAAAGACTTAAGTGttgctgatttttgtctttgggTTTACCTCTACCACTGTGAACTGCACCAATCGAACTGAAAGAAAGCAACTTACATCAGTGAAGTTAAGCAAGCATAAGCTCCAGCTGGCTTGGAGACATAATATAGAAATAAATTCTTACATCTACTGCTTTGAACACCGAACTATCTCTTGAGGTGTCCTGTAAGGCTGTGGGTGGTTGCCATTCAATCTACGTCCAAGCTTGGCTCCCACTGACCCTAACAGGTATGCCATGTCCTTCttattcagagaaaacagaaaggcaatCACATGTCTTTGTGTAATGTCAATTGGATCAACAGAAATCACCGTCCCAACACATGGAGCAGCATGATTAAGGTCTGAGCAGGAACACTGCTGTGGGTCCTTGTAAACTGGCAGCAAAcacaggggctggagcactggTTTCATTGCAGTTGTGTGTGACAGGAATCCCAAAGTGAGTGAACAGCAAGTGAAGGCAGTGTGAGAGTGAGACTGAAGAGGGGTAAGAAAAGCTTGTGGTGCTCAGGGACTTCTTGGAGGACTTTATCCACGCTAATTGTGTTTAGAAAAACTACTTTCTGTTGTCTTTGTGTGTAAATAGGACTACAGTATCAAAACCAGTAACTCCTTACTCCAGCTGGACAAACGTGACCTACACAACCATTTCTAAGAAGCAAAGCTTCTTGTTGTGACTAACGTCTTAAGGACTaataggtaaaataaaaaagcagatatAAATTTCAAACAACTGAGCCAGACCTGGACACCAGTCTGATGAGAACTTAATGGAAAAATCCAGCTTATACTGCTGTGGAACTGACTCCATACAGTTTCTATAGGCTGCTCTGAATTAATATCAGGAAGTTTACATCCAGCTCCGAAGCCACTCTCTTAAAGcatccatttgctttttaataccCTGCTGCTATACCACGGACAAGCAAAGCACAAACCCCAGATTCTTGCTAAAGCTGagctctttattaaaaatattaacttacTAGccataaaaaatatattctacagCAAGTTTGTTCATTCTTGTATTGCAATACATCCCAGCAGCCACACTCAGCTATTCTAACTCCAGAAAGTGGAGTTCTAGATGGTCTAAAAAATCAGCCCCTATGGAAAGAAGGGACAAAAGGCTTTTCATAATTCTGGGTAAATCCATGAGAAGAGATTTCTCAAGTTTATTACAAGCAATGATGAAAAACTAAGACAACGCTGAATGTTCATCTCCATAGGAATGATTATGTTATCAGAGTGATGTGAAATATTAGCTACAAACACCTTATAAATGTATTTCCTCCTGTAATTGTATGGGCAAGTTTAACTGAAACTCTACACAGCAGCTACAGTTTTTGTAAGAATTTGTAACCATGCTCTATGGAACTTTCAATAAATTACCTATACTAGTGGGAAATAAACCAGAACAATTCTTACTTGGACTGTAAGACACCAATAGTGCATTTCTAAAAagctatatatatttatagcatttaaaacaaaaattaaagggtttttgcttattttggaGACAAGTAACAACTTTGCAAATTACTCTTCGCAAATTGTTTTCATTAGCTGTAAACAAGTCACATCATACATAGCATTTCAAACCCATGCATTTAGTTGTACAGAAAGTTTGACTAGAATAGGGTAAAAGTGCATCTTTAGAACACAGTTCCTCCATGAATTCGGTTTTAAGGATTCCTCTACTCACTAGATAGAAAAAATAACCgaaataaaattttagatgGGTAACACTGAAGACTGTATCTATGCAAACTGCCTTTAATAGCTGTAAAATTCTATCAGAGATTTAATTCTTCACAAACCAGGTAGTTCTCAACAAATGGTAACAGTCAAGGGGGGAAAATTGTAATACCTGCTAACAGAGTTCTAAGGCCTAACTCGTGTAGGGTTTTTTGTGTGATTGTCTTCATTCACAAGAGATGAATACATAAAAGGATTTTGCTTTGACAGTAGTAAGCTGAGGGCATCCATTTTGAACTTTGTATCCTCAGCTATTCCATTCTGAAGTTTGTATCCTCAGCTATACACCAAGTGTCCAAGTTTTTTGTCTTTGAGGACTGTCGGGCAAAGACGGCCACATCTCGAGATGCAGCAGCTCTCGGTTCCGCAAGCATTTCACCTCAGGCATGTCTTCCAGCAGGTGAAGGGATGCTTCGCGCAGCACGCTAAGCCTGCTGAAGGGATGCTGGATGCTACGCCCAGCACAGCAAGTCAGAAACACCCTCCTCAGCCGTGCTCTTAACGTGGGGGCTATCAGGGGAGAAGCCCGCTGTGGAGCAGGCTGTTCGCCTCTCCGCCATGCCGGGCGAGGTGCAGGCGTTTCCCCCGTTAGACGGAACCGATGATGGCGTCTGGCCGCATGCCACGGGCATAGCCTTCCCTGCGCGGCGCTACAAGGCCCGGGCCCGTCGCGCGGAGGGCTCCGGCTCGGCGGGAGTGCTGGAGGGCGACGGCGCCCTTCTTGTACGTGCCGTACAGCAGCGAGATGGCGCGCAGCGTCCGCCAGCACACGGCGGCGGCCAGGCGGGCCTGCGCCTCCCGCGGCCCGCCGCTCCCGCGGCCCCGCCACCCAGTAGAAGGCCAAGTGCTCCGACACCCGCAGGCAGCCGCTCCAACGCGGCGGCTGCGCCGTCACCGGCCGCCCGAAGACGGCGTCGAGGCCGCGCAGCCTGACGGCCTCCGGCCGCCTCAGCCCCCCGGGGCGCCCGCGGACGGCCCCCGCCGCTGAAGGGGTGAGCAGAGGCGGTGGAGGCGGCGGGCCCCGCAGCCACCGCGGCGACTCGTCGAGGGGCGGACGCGGCGCCCGCAGCTGGTAACCCTCCGCCATGGCATCTTTCCACCGCGGGGAGCCTGGCGACGAGCCCTCacgccgccggcggggccggggcggggcagggccggggccggtgcCGGGGCTGTCGGGGCCTGcccgccgggccgcggccgTTGGGGGAATGCTGGCTGggccggggaggcggcgggggcaggggcaggggcaggggcagggtgCGTGGGGGTCTCTGAAGCGGCAGCCAGCGAGGCCGACAGAAACGTCCACCCGGAGAAACAACGGGGGCTGGTTTTACCGGTATCTCCGTAGAAAGGAGTTTCTGTTTCCACTGTCTCTTCGTACTGAGCTGCTCCTTCCTGCTGTGCTAacgcttttcttttttctccccacctgTCCTCAGAGCTAAAATccatcattttctcttttaatgatTGCGATCTGCTTTGCTGCGGTCTCCATCAGGGCGTGCAGAATAATTACCGGGCTCATTTTCACCTGCTTGTCTGAAAATACAAGTGGTTTCTCCCAGCTTGCTTAGGATTCCTCTGTCATGTTGAGCTCAACCGTTTTTATTTGAAGGCCTTGGCAAGAAAGTAACAAAACCTCCTTCTTTCAGCTGgagtgaatattttaaaaattctgattaTGTTGaataaaattctgtcttttctcttggtcgataagattttatttcacCATGTATTCAGAGGCCTCGTGgtctgcttttccagctgtctCTGCCGGTTTCTACTGCTGCTGAGGTTTGAAATACGGCGCTTGAGCAGACGCCTCACAGGGGAGAAGACTGAGCTGAACCTCTTTCTAGATAGACAATATGCTTGCAATTTTAGTTTTGGAGGGTTTTGACCAGCAGTTGTAAATCTACCAGCTACAGCAcgtgtttattttctttcaccttgGGGTCACTGTGAATATGTGTCGCAATGCGAGTTGCTGAATGTTCTTCTCCTTAAGGGCGAAAAGAAAAGGTTGTGGTATACAGCTGGACAGATTTTACCTAAGTGCTTCCGTAGCGGTGGAGGGATGTTACAGCATTTCAATgtgactgattttattttcagtcaaaaGCCTCCAGTGGGGTGGGCTGCTATGAACAGCAAAATGgctgaagtaaaagaaaaaaatgatttccAGAATGAAATGGGTACCATGTATggattaatttttatgtatttatttattttggcaaaTGCATGTGTATAAAGATGGTGTCAAGGGCCTTTGTTAGGGATGGCTTCTCTAAACCGTGTTTTCAGTAATGATTTCTTACTGCCTTGCtacacacttttttcttcagctgtaacGATGCTTGTGGCAGAGTCTCCTACATAGCTAACCTAGGTTTTCTCTGGTTTAGCAGCATGATGACCCTCCTCACCAGCGGAGAAGAGTGGTATCGCAGAAACTATAGCTTTAAGTGGCAATTAAGCACATGAAGAATAACTAAAATAACTTGTCAGTGGTAACTAGTTAAACTTTGCTGTGGTTATTTAGCTTGGTCTGTCAAGTCTTGTCTGACTTGCTCACCGTTGTAAATAAAACACCGCTTATAAAGTGTTCCTGTTTGATATAAAGCTGTTGGAATATGTACAGTAGGTGTGCACGTATGTAGTACATAGGAAAACATAACAAGCGTTCCCTAGAAATACTAGAGCGCCTAAATATTAAGTCACTCATCGCTGTTACAAGAACACAAGAAATTCACAATCTGGAATTAGAGTTTATTCTATTTGCGTCAGCAAAGGAGGACCCAGTATGGCCTATTTAACTTAATGcagaataaattttcattttggattaATCTCTCTGGGAATaagttttttaattcttgctaGCATCTGTGATTTGCATTAATATATGCAAAGCATTGTAACAGCATACTCTTTCCAAAAGCAGATCTCGTCAAAATTAAATTCTCCATTTTGATAAAGGGAgttatcttttgttttaaaaaaaaatccctaaacatgaaactttttttttaacccacaGTAGTCTAGCTTTTACagcaaaaagcacaaagcatTTAGAAATATGAGTTTAAAGGGTTTAATTTTGCCTGTAATTAAACTGGATAATTCTTTCACAATATATGCGTATATGCTGGTTACACTGGAGTGTCTTCATCCAGTACTAAAAGTATAAGTGAGTgtctatatatgtgtgtgtacgCATAGCTGTATGTAGGTATTTTCTACCTATTCTGTGTAAGTGGCAGATCATGATATTCTTTCCTTTAGTGAATCAGGTTTTCAGTCCTGAGGTTACTACTCAGCCCTTTTATTTAAGACAATTTCATACTGAtttcactggttttttttcacagagttTTGCTCAGTTACAGTCTGAATAGGAAATTAATGGTGTCTTCACATTTTGGTGTAGAGTTAATTCTGAGTAACTGTGACTTGTTTGTTGTGGGCTTCAGAGACGTGGATACCCACACATTGTCTCACAGTTCTTGATATCCAGCAGTCTTTTTGTCCTGTTTGTTGGGAAACCCTTCCAAATCATCTTTTTTCATATGTCAGCATACAGTCAGATTGTACCTCGCTGTGAATTCCTGGATCAttaagaagaattaaaaaaaataattctgagacCTGATGGAGACTGTGCCctgcttctgttttgtctgtttaattatttttttcagtcttgaatCTGCTTTAACGGCATAGGTGTCTTTAAAAGGTCAGAAGAATGGCCATTTGGAAAGGTAAAAAACTGTATTTAGGCTGTATctgtttagtttgttttctgtgaccAAAGGCCTCAAATTTGTCTTAGCATTTCCCACACTTAGCTTCAGCAGAGAGCCCCATGGCCTGTAATTAATGAGCTATGCTATAAATGCCACCACTTTGCTCATGAAACAGTTCTGGTTTTACTTGATTCTTGACATTCAGGTGTGCTAGCATGCTGACGTGTGTTTTACAACATTTCACTAACTTAGCATCTCAACTGTGCGTGCTAAATGGCAAATACCTTTTCGCAGCTTGGACAAATACGGCTTAGAAAAAGATTCTCAATGGTCTATCgcattttctttgttattaGGTTACTGGGGCTTTTTTAGTCACTTTGATTGGAAGTTTAAAGAAATCATTCTTCTGGTGTTGCAGTTGCTGGAACTCCATGACAGCAATTAGACCAATTCTTCTCTCCGGTTTCGGACATGGGCACAGTCGTGCCTTCCTCATGCAGGTAAGAGGTGCAGCAGGCCCTGTAGCCTCTGGAGAGAGAGAACCATGCCAGAACTAAAAAGTCTGGTTTTCAAAACCTTTGATTTTCTTGTTCTTAGCTCAACATATGCAGGTACCTGTATAACAGAATTTGAGAAGCACTTGTACAAAAGGGTAATAGTTTTCATGTCTTTCAGCATCAAATTGTCGTTCTTGAAAACTAATTAAAAGATCTAGGTATTATGGTAATGGTCCGATGACTAATGAAGGATGAATGCTTAGATAATTGGGATAATTAAAGAGTGAAAGACTCTGGATCTGATTTCAGAAATCATTcacattcaaaataattaattcctatgatttttttccttctgtttactTACTTGGTTTCTCTCTTAAGGGTTTTAATCTCCTGTTTTGCCATTTTACCTCCAGTTTATATAACatataaacaaacacagcagTTTTCTTCAACAGTTCATGGTAGATCTTCCCTTCCTCTTGTATGCATGACTATTTGCTGTGTAGGCTCATCAGCTTTCTAAAGCAAAGGTTTttggttttacattttaattttggtgTCCTCCCATTTTACATGGTCAGAtaaactgtgctgcttttttccttagggtgtgctggaagagaaagagattACGTTTATATTTGAAATTGTGGCTGAGGCAGCCATGTTAGCAGCTCATCTAGAATGAAGATAATATGTGTATTTGTAGTTCTGTCAtctcatttttagaaaaaggaagTGTGAGGGAGGTTCCAGTACCAGTGCCCTCCTAGGGTTTTATCTGTAATGGGCCTGTGGCTGTGCAAACCATGCTATTAAATAAAGAGTCCTTAGAGGTGAGCAGATGGGTGCAAGGTAAACAAAAAAGAGATTAGTAGCAGCCCAGAGAAAACAAGATTGTTTCCTCATCAGTAAatgcagagatatttttttcccaaaaattTTGAAAGGGATCTAAAGATACTGACATCATACAAATATGTAAGCTTATTGAACACACTGCTTTAGGTTTAAGTGGGTTTTCTATGATGAGATAATGCCGTGCGAGCCCTGAAATGTAGAACATGAGTATGTTCTTGCTAcagctcttttttaaaagtagcctGTAATTTTTCCTATTCTAAAAGTATGTATTAAACCCTCTTAAACTGAGCATCTTTTAGAGATGACATTTCAAACTATTCAATCAGCTGAAAAGGTGTTTTCAGCAGAACTTAGGTCTAAGCTGTAGTTTTACAAAACATGGGAACAATGCAATGCATTCATAAATAATAGCTGCCATTGCTTCCTCTGGTAGTGATTTACATGCAGAAAGTCTCTGTTCATGGTGtgcttttctaattcttttcctcttagaggaggaaaaagaagctaAATTTTGACTCAGCATATAAAATGATGACACACGTCAATACTGGGCTTCCAATTAGTGGTTCTAGTTTTGCATCACTTTCCTCATCGTTGGCTCTTAACGAGAAAGCGAAGATTTCAGTGAGAGTTTTACTATTTACTTTGGTCAGTTAAACCAGTCAGAATTTCATCCATGGAGAGTAAATCTTGTCAAAGAATAGTGCCTGCTATTCATctgggaggtgggagaaggtgatttttttccctaaaatctCCCACCTTCAGATTTTGGCACTGGGGGTCTTCAAATATTCTCcatccttctgtttgtttttcatgttatgccagtaaaagagaaaataaaccaaaaggCAAGCCAAAGCATATGcttcctccagcccagcctctgGTGTTTGGGAGGGACCgaggcagggaagagtgtgTGCAATGAGAGAGAGGAGCACTGATGGCTTTGCGAAGGTCTGTGCAGGGATGCAAGATGCACATCCAAAGGAAACCACCGTCTGCAAGTTCTGCTTCTTCCAGAACAGTGTTTTTCTGTATCTGGCTTGCTCCTACCAGTTCCAGGAAAAGTCTAGTATTGGTTGTTGCTGGCTCCCTGCAActtctacagaaacaaaaagtcCTGAGATACTCTGTAATGCCCTGTTTTCTGATAGCTGCAAATGCTTACATGCTTAATTTCAGagtaactttattttcttcGGAAGTCAGCAGGGAATATTTGCTTCATTTAGGGCACCCACTAGAGGGAGTAGTGATAATGTTTTAACGTTGAAGATGCTAAACAAATTGCTTTAGTAGCATTCGTGTAAATCTGGGGCACTAAGAAAACAGTTGGGttcctgccttttctgaaaGCCTTATTATGTACTAAATCAGGAATCAGAAGGTTTCTCAGTGCTCTGGAAATACTTCGGATAAAATGGTCTTAAAGAAAGGCTGATGCTTCTTTTCTAACTTACATAACTGCATTGTTGAAAGACTGTACTGAAGAGcattttcagtgataaaatgaGCTTTAGTTGCTCCCAGGAATGACTTAGGGATGGaatgtaagggtttttttcttcatgggTAAGATTTGTATGTAAAAATGTTGTCCTGATCTTCAGAAGCAGTTTTTTTAAGCTG of Aquila chrysaetos chrysaetos chromosome 3, bAquChr1.4, whole genome shotgun sequence contains these proteins:
- the FANCD2OS gene encoding LOW QUALITY PROTEIN: FANCD2 opposite strand protein (The sequence of the model RefSeq protein was modified relative to this genomic sequence to represent the inferred CDS: inserted 2 bases in 1 codon); the protein is MAEGYQLRAPRPPLDESPRWLRGPPPPPPLLTPSAAGAVRGRPGGLRRPEAVRLRGLDAVFGRPVTAQPPRWSGCLRVSEHLAFYWVAGPRERRAXREAQARLAAAVCWRTLRAISLLYGTYKKGAVALQHSRRAGALRATGPGLVAPRREGYARGMRPDAIIGSV